One Prolixibacteraceae bacterium DNA segment encodes these proteins:
- a CDS encoding SusC/RagA family TonB-linked outer membrane protein yields the protein MNTQKKCLFSRIGFLAKGILVWLCLGFSLSVFAQTKIIAEGQVVGEDQVSIPGASVVVKGTTMGTITDFDGHFQIKVSKGDILQISYVGMVTREVVVDGSKSYQIVLKSDIQKVDEVVVTALGIRKEKKSLGYSVQDLGGDDLNKGDSNPMSSLSGKVSGVQVNNSASGEGGSVRVTIRGSSSIAGNNQPLYVVDGVPLDNRSLGGDDLWGGKDYGNTAADINPDNIESMSVLKGPTAAALYGSRAANGVILITTKKGKSGQVKVSYNGKFTFNTIAKENEDRLQYDYVQGNNGVFYTGAGNNSNAYTSWGSKNIGQELVLPDGSKYSANQSKSRYGDFYETGHEFVNSVNISGGTEKVQSTLGMTYTDMNSITPNVTLDKYNVSLRTTFDLSDKFDLDTKINMMYNNDQNKTDFGSSAANPVKGLIYTPSSLPNSMMQGYVTPDHSYHYFNENTIFLNPYWLTENLMSTAEKTRTLGMAKFSYKANDWLSMFVRTGVDYYSRNTSESKYANPTFQSGRYSEGSSRSFDMNNDFLITAQKDFNEDWSASLSAGGNMYYHYYDRTDVTANSLTVPGWFSVTNTPNPETKWSHDEKRINSLYAFGQLSYGHFIYLDITARNDWSSTLPSNNRSYFYPSASLGWVWSDMLTRMDVSLPEWLTYGKLRGSVAKVGNDAPAYLTNSTYTLQPGVDGNQFGRVDPVKPADDLKPEQTTSYEIGAEFKLFDGRLSLDYTYYKNSTKDQILVIDDVPSSGYKQRVVNAGEIQNYGHELSISAEVFRNENGFNWTSSLNASKNTNYVVSLNEDLNYYSVMANSNIIPANIRITAGGGYGDIYGRGYQRDGDGNVLVDDHGLPLLTTDYVNLGNNQPDVLLGWGNSFRYKKWTLDFMFNMSFGGEVYSWTNSVLAGNGNGSFTTDYREGGMVVEGVNATTGEKNTTSVTAQEYWQAVGGENGAVEPFLYDASYISLSNLSLSYRIGDIGNDQFSLKNVVVGVYGSNLWYVYKNTDGWVPNSSSSNFDSVQGIEAFSQPYTRSLGFNVGFNF from the coding sequence ATGAACACTCAAAAAAAATGCTTGTTCAGTAGGATCGGTTTTCTTGCAAAAGGAATATTGGTGTGGCTGTGTTTGGGATTCTCTCTTTCTGTTTTTGCTCAAACTAAAATTATTGCAGAAGGACAGGTTGTCGGAGAAGATCAAGTTTCAATTCCTGGAGCTTCAGTGGTTGTAAAAGGAACCACAATGGGGACTATAACAGATTTTGATGGACACTTCCAAATTAAAGTATCAAAAGGGGATATACTTCAGATCTCTTATGTGGGAATGGTAACACGAGAGGTTGTTGTTGATGGATCAAAGTCTTATCAAATTGTATTAAAGAGCGATATTCAGAAGGTTGACGAGGTTGTTGTGACCGCCTTAGGAATTAGGAAGGAGAAGAAATCATTGGGATATTCTGTTCAAGATTTAGGAGGGGATGACCTCAATAAAGGAGACTCCAATCCGATGAGTTCTCTTTCAGGAAAAGTCTCAGGGGTTCAGGTGAATAACTCTGCTTCAGGTGAAGGAGGATCAGTCCGAGTTACGATTCGTGGAAGTTCTTCTATTGCTGGAAACAATCAGCCGCTGTATGTTGTTGATGGGGTGCCATTAGACAATAGAAGTTTGGGTGGTGATGACCTTTGGGGAGGTAAAGACTATGGAAATACTGCAGCTGATATTAATCCAGATAATATCGAGAGTATGTCTGTGTTGAAAGGTCCAACTGCTGCTGCACTTTATGGATCGAGAGCTGCCAATGGGGTGATTTTAATCACCACCAAGAAGGGTAAGTCAGGACAAGTAAAGGTGAGTTACAATGGTAAATTTACTTTTAATACCATTGCAAAAGAAAATGAAGACCGTTTACAATATGATTATGTCCAAGGGAACAATGGGGTGTTCTATACTGGAGCAGGAAATAATAGCAACGCTTATACATCTTGGGGATCAAAGAATATTGGACAAGAGCTAGTGCTTCCTGATGGATCCAAGTACTCTGCAAATCAAAGTAAAAGTCGTTATGGTGACTTTTATGAAACGGGTCATGAATTTGTTAATAGTGTGAATATTTCTGGTGGTACAGAGAAGGTGCAAAGCACTTTGGGAATGACCTATACCGACATGAATAGTATCACGCCAAATGTAACTTTGGATAAATATAATGTTAGTTTGCGTACGACATTTGATCTGAGTGACAAATTTGATTTGGATACCAAGATCAATATGATGTATAATAACGATCAAAATAAGACTGATTTTGGTAGTTCTGCTGCCAACCCAGTAAAAGGGTTGATTTATACACCATCTTCTTTGCCAAATAGCATGATGCAGGGGTATGTAACGCCAGACCACTCATATCACTATTTTAATGAGAATACCATCTTTTTGAATCCATATTGGTTGACAGAGAATTTGATGTCTACCGCAGAGAAAACTCGTACTTTAGGTATGGCAAAGTTTTCATATAAAGCGAATGATTGGTTGTCTATGTTTGTTCGTACAGGAGTCGACTATTATAGTCGTAACACTTCGGAATCGAAATATGCAAACCCAACATTTCAGTCTGGACGTTATAGCGAAGGAAGTTCAAGATCTTTTGATATGAATAATGACTTCTTGATTACTGCCCAGAAGGACTTTAATGAGGATTGGTCTGCATCGCTATCTGCAGGAGGAAATATGTATTATCACTATTATGATCGTACAGATGTGACAGCCAATTCTTTAACTGTACCAGGGTGGTTTTCTGTAACGAATACACCGAATCCTGAAACCAAATGGAGTCATGATGAAAAACGTATTAACTCGTTGTATGCTTTTGGACAACTCTCTTATGGACATTTTATCTATTTAGATATTACAGCTAGAAATGACTGGTCTTCGACGCTACCATCGAATAATAGATCTTATTTTTACCCTTCTGCATCTTTAGGATGGGTTTGGTCTGATATGCTTACTCGTATGGATGTTTCTCTTCCAGAGTGGTTAACTTATGGTAAATTACGTGGGTCCGTTGCGAAAGTGGGTAACGATGCTCCTGCATATCTAACCAATTCTACCTATACTTTACAGCCTGGAGTAGATGGCAATCAATTTGGTCGTGTGGACCCTGTGAAGCCTGCAGATGATTTAAAACCAGAGCAGACTACTTCGTATGAGATTGGTGCGGAATTTAAATTATTTGATGGTAGACTGTCATTGGATTATACTTATTATAAGAATAGTACCAAAGATCAGATCTTAGTCATCGATGATGTTCCCTCTTCTGGATACAAACAACGTGTGGTGAATGCTGGAGAGATTCAGAACTATGGTCATGAGCTTTCTATCTCCGCTGAGGTCTTCAGAAACGAGAATGGATTTAATTGGACTTCAAGTTTGAATGCAAGTAAAAATACCAATTATGTGGTTTCATTGAATGAAGATTTAAATTACTATTCTGTGATGGCCAATTCCAATATTATTCCTGCCAACATTCGAATTACTGCTGGTGGTGGTTATGGTGATATCTATGGACGCGGATATCAAAGAGATGGCGATGGCAATGTATTGGTGGATGATCATGGACTCCCTTTGCTAACCACTGACTATGTGAATTTAGGAAATAATCAGCCTGATGTTCTATTAGGATGGGGTAACTCTTTTAGATATAAAAAATGGACCTTGGATTTCATGTTTAATATGAGTTTTGGAGGAGAGGTTTACTCTTGGACAAATTCTGTATTGGCAGGAAACGGTAATGGATCTTTCACAACAGATTATCGCGAAGGTGGAATGGTTGTAGAAGGTGTGAATGCTACGACAGGAGAGAAGAATACCACTTCTGTGACTGCACAAGAATATTGGCAAGCGGTAGGTGGAGAGAATGGAGCAGTTGAGCCATTCCTTTATGATGCTTCTTACATCTCTTTAAGTAACCTTTCGTTAAGCTATCGAATTGGAGATATTGGTAATGACCAATTTAGTTTAAAGAATGTGGTGGTCGGTGTATATGGATCAAACCTTTGGTATGTATATAAAAATACCGATGGATGGGTACCTAATAGCTCTTCAAGTAATTTTGATTCTGTACAAGGTATTGAGGCATTTAGTCAGCCTTATACAAGAAGTTTAGGTTTTAATGTTGGGTTTAACTTTTAA
- a CDS encoding family 20 glycosylhydrolase, with amino-acid sequence MKTRLLFLCTFIVGALLSSCSQSTKKNEYNIVPYPANLTPEQGQFHLDSDSKISYKGSEDASFVASEFSRFITKATGFELQVAKDAGKTDNAIRFVEDATLTGKKGSYQMSITSDEIIISSNTAVGLYYGFQSLRQLLPVQIESSMVVANMDWTVPCVQIQDEPMLKYRGLMLDVGRHFFPVSFIKKYIDLLAYHKMNIFHWHLTEDQGWRIEIKKYPELEKKAAFRKGTIVGHLGHGKKTDDKKYGGFYTQEEAKEVVAYAAKRFVTVIPEIELPGHSQAALTAYPHLGCTGGPYEVSTRWGVMNEVYCAGNEKTFEFLEDVLTEVMAIFPSKYIHIGGDECPKERWKECPKCQKRMKQEHCKDEHELQSYFIHRIEKFLNKNGRQIIGWDEILEGGLAPNATVMSWRGEKGGIQAAKEGHDVVMTPGSHCYLDHYQNNPSEEPLAIGGFLPLNKVYSYNPFPSSLTASEKKHIIGVQGNVWTEYMPNSKHVEYMVYPRACALSEVAWLDPSKKSFERFKKIMVDHKKRLKLLDVNLFDKILAPKASISKVRFVTEGKLSFENTSIDGTLYYTLDGSEPTKQSLKYEGPITLTKAGVVKCCNIISEDQKSAVVSVPVEVIDYINPTATKGAKKGLEVYLIQKKVSSCKALKKTDGKRYTSDKVEIIKQAPEDHFGMIFTGVITVPEDNVYFFGIGSDDGSILSLDNKVFIDNDGGHGMQWKKDVIALKAGSYPISVRYFEGSGGNNLGLKVKVGDKEITDVPSSWFSH; translated from the coding sequence ATGAAAACGAGACTTCTCTTTTTATGCACTTTCATTGTAGGTGCGCTTCTTTCTTCTTGTAGCCAAAGTACTAAGAAGAATGAATATAATATTGTCCCTTATCCGGCTAATTTGACTCCTGAGCAGGGGCAATTCCATTTAGATTCTGACTCTAAGATTTCTTACAAAGGGAGTGAAGATGCTTCATTTGTGGCTTCTGAATTTTCTCGTTTTATCACCAAAGCTACAGGGTTTGAACTACAAGTGGCTAAAGATGCAGGCAAAACAGATAATGCCATTCGTTTTGTAGAGGATGCAACTTTAACAGGGAAAAAGGGTAGTTATCAAATGAGTATTACTTCGGACGAAATTATAATCTCATCCAATACCGCAGTAGGTCTTTATTATGGATTTCAATCGTTAAGACAGTTATTGCCAGTACAAATCGAGTCTTCTATGGTGGTGGCAAATATGGATTGGACTGTTCCTTGTGTTCAGATTCAAGACGAACCAATGTTGAAATATCGTGGTTTGATGTTAGATGTAGGACGTCACTTCTTCCCTGTATCTTTTATAAAGAAATATATTGATCTATTGGCGTATCATAAAATGAACATTTTTCATTGGCACCTAACAGAAGATCAAGGGTGGCGTATTGAAATTAAGAAATATCCTGAACTGGAAAAGAAAGCAGCTTTCCGTAAGGGAACAATTGTTGGTCATCTAGGACATGGTAAAAAAACGGATGATAAAAAATATGGTGGATTCTATACCCAAGAAGAGGCAAAAGAGGTTGTTGCTTATGCAGCAAAACGTTTTGTAACCGTAATTCCTGAGATTGAGTTGCCTGGTCACTCTCAAGCAGCACTTACCGCATATCCTCACCTTGGTTGTACTGGAGGTCCTTATGAAGTCTCTACTCGTTGGGGTGTGATGAATGAGGTGTACTGTGCAGGAAATGAGAAGACTTTTGAGTTCTTGGAGGATGTCTTGACTGAAGTGATGGCTATCTTTCCTTCAAAATATATCCATATTGGAGGTGACGAATGTCCAAAAGAGCGTTGGAAAGAGTGTCCTAAGTGTCAAAAACGCATGAAACAAGAGCATTGTAAAGACGAGCATGAGCTACAGAGTTATTTTATTCACCGTATTGAGAAGTTTTTAAACAAGAATGGTCGCCAGATCATTGGATGGGATGAGATTCTTGAAGGTGGATTGGCACCAAACGCTACTGTGATGTCATGGAGAGGTGAAAAAGGTGGTATCCAGGCTGCTAAAGAGGGACATGACGTGGTGATGACACCGGGTTCCCACTGTTATTTGGATCACTATCAAAATAATCCAAGCGAAGAGCCTCTTGCAATTGGAGGTTTCCTCCCATTAAATAAAGTGTATAGCTATAATCCTTTCCCATCTTCATTGACCGCATCGGAGAAGAAGCATATCATTGGGGTACAAGGAAATGTTTGGACTGAGTATATGCCAAATAGTAAGCATGTGGAGTATATGGTTTATCCTAGAGCATGTGCCTTATCAGAAGTAGCATGGTTAGATCCATCGAAGAAGTCGTTTGAGCGTTTCAAAAAGATTATGGTAGATCATAAAAAACGATTGAAACTGTTGGATGTGAATTTATTTGATAAAATATTGGCTCCTAAAGCATCTATTTCTAAAGTGAGATTTGTTACGGAAGGAAAACTTTCGTTTGAAAACACATCTATCGATGGTACGTTATATTATACTCTTGATGGATCGGAGCCAACAAAGCAATCTTTGAAATATGAAGGCCCAATCACTTTAACAAAAGCAGGAGTAGTGAAGTGTTGTAATATTATCTCTGAGGATCAAAAGAGTGCAGTGGTTTCTGTTCCAGTAGAGGTGATTGACTATATTAACCCAACTGCGACTAAAGGGGCAAAAAAGGGGTTAGAGGTTTATTTAATCCAAAAAAAGGTCTCTTCTTGTAAGGCTTTGAAGAAAACAGATGGAAAACGTTATACTTCGGATAAGGTAGAGATTATTAAACAAGCTCCAGAGGATCATTTTGGAATGATTTTTACTGGAGTTATCACCGTGCCAGAGGATAATGTGTATTTCTTCGGTATCGGATCGGATGATGGATCTATTCTATCTCTAGACAATAAAGTGTTTATTGATAATGATGGGGGACATGGAATGCAGTGGAAAAAGGATGTTATTGCATTGAAAGCGGGATCTTATCCTATCAGTGTTCGATATTTTGAAGGTTCTGGTGGAAATAATCTTGGATTAAAAGTGAAGGTAGGAGACAAAGAGATTACTGACGTCCCTTCTTCATGGTTTAGCCATTAA
- a CDS encoding alpha-L-fucosidase produces the protein MKKTILTSTLLLMAIAVFAQWKDKEYYVEKDPKVQQKLEDWKDLKLGFMVHWGAYSVEGLCESWPIVSEDVEWLTPHKDIQAFRKHYFNLATKFNPTEFKPSDWADLAEDMGAKYFIFTTKHHDGFTMWDTKQTDFKITNPKYPYAKSKHADITGELFNAMRKKHMMIGAYLSKPDWHHPKYWTPSFDAATRNVNYKISRHPEWWKDYTDFFYKQVEELMTQYGDVDILWLDGAWATKTNRGQDMKMDEVGEMCRKHQPGILVVDRWIGGRWENYRTPEQHIPSESDNTPWESNMTVNCCFSYRFVDSPETRVKSSRELTHKLVDVVSKGGNFLINLGASPQGWFNQKEIESVQGLGQWLKLNGKAIYETRAIAPFGEANVRYTKAKDNSKVYAIVLLSEGEQMKKAMLPGCLVAKGATVRDIATGKRVRFSQQGNATLIDMPKKKGVGHYAVAFEISKVERMAGKKYGMSQDAIDAVNRNK, from the coding sequence ATGAAAAAAACAATTTTAACAAGCACATTGCTATTGATGGCAATCGCTGTTTTCGCACAGTGGAAAGACAAAGAATATTATGTAGAGAAAGATCCCAAAGTACAACAAAAATTAGAAGATTGGAAAGACCTTAAACTAGGTTTTATGGTGCATTGGGGAGCATACTCCGTAGAGGGACTATGCGAATCTTGGCCTATCGTCTCTGAAGATGTAGAGTGGCTTACACCACACAAGGATATTCAGGCCTTTCGCAAACACTACTTCAACCTCGCAACCAAATTCAATCCTACGGAATTCAAACCAAGTGACTGGGCTGATCTTGCAGAAGATATGGGAGCAAAATATTTTATTTTCACCACCAAACACCACGATGGATTCACCATGTGGGACACCAAACAAACCGATTTTAAAATCACCAATCCAAAATATCCATATGCCAAATCAAAGCATGCAGACATCACAGGAGAACTATTTAATGCGATGCGTAAAAAGCATATGATGATTGGGGCATATCTTTCAAAACCAGACTGGCATCACCCTAAATATTGGACTCCCTCTTTTGATGCAGCCACAAGAAATGTGAACTATAAAATATCAAGACACCCTGAATGGTGGAAAGATTACACCGATTTCTTTTATAAGCAAGTAGAAGAGTTGATGACTCAATATGGAGATGTCGACATTCTATGGCTTGATGGCGCATGGGCTACAAAAACCAACAGAGGACAGGATATGAAGATGGATGAAGTGGGCGAGATGTGTCGCAAACACCAACCAGGAATCCTTGTGGTCGATCGTTGGATTGGGGGTAGATGGGAGAACTATCGTACTCCAGAGCAACATATTCCATCGGAGTCAGACAACACTCCATGGGAGTCAAACATGACCGTAAACTGTTGTTTCTCTTATCGTTTTGTCGACAGTCCTGAAACAAGAGTCAAGAGCAGTAGAGAACTTACCCACAAACTAGTAGACGTGGTATCTAAAGGAGGAAACTTCCTTATCAACCTAGGAGCCTCTCCTCAAGGATGGTTCAACCAAAAAGAGATCGAGTCAGTACAAGGTTTGGGACAATGGTTAAAATTAAATGGAAAGGCAATCTATGAAACTCGTGCTATTGCACCATTTGGAGAAGCAAACGTACGCTACACAAAAGCCAAAGACAACAGCAAGGTCTATGCGATAGTCCTTCTTTCAGAGGGAGAGCAGATGAAAAAGGCAATGCTTCCTGGCTGTCTAGTGGCCAAAGGCGCTACAGTAAGAGATATCGCTACAGGCAAAAGAGTACGATTCTCTCAACAAGGAAATGCCACACTCATCGACATGCCTAAGAAAAAAGGAGTGGGACACTATGCTGTAGCATTCGAGATCTCAAAAGTAGAGAGAATGGCAGGTAAAAAATATGGCATGTCTCAAGATGCAATAGATGCAGTAAATAGAAATAAATAA
- a CDS encoding helix-turn-helix transcriptional regulator, whose amino-acid sequence MKNRLKIERAIKDVTQQELANQIGVTRQAINSIELNKYVPSTVLALKLARFFEKPVEALFSLEEED is encoded by the coding sequence ATGAAAAATAGGTTAAAAATAGAGAGAGCAATAAAAGATGTAACCCAGCAAGAGTTGGCCAATCAAATTGGAGTGACAAGACAAGCGATCAACTCTATTGAGCTGAATAAATACGTTCCTTCTACGGTCCTTGCATTGAAACTGGCTAGATTTTTTGAGAAGCCAGTAGAAGCGCTTTTTAGTTTGGAAGAGGAGGATTAA
- a CDS encoding ISL3 family transposase, whose protein sequence is MNTSSIYHCLGLQDQQLLSTSYVGDTIQLKVKTKKDKLRCSRCKRMHVICCGVVERSFKGPMIGKKKCVIIIDVQRLYCKKCKIVRQEHLRFAKEQKSYIRSLEKMVLLLSSHMTIQSISRLLDLNWNIVKDIIKSHLKSKYHSPGLKGVKHIAIDEFAVRKGHVYMTCVYDLDKGVVLHVGKGKGSESLVPFWKRIKINKVQIESVAIDMSAAYILSVKTNAPKATMVFDHFHIIKKLNETISKIRRDLYNKEKDKVIKKSLKGSRWLLLKNPENLNLQKGEDSRLEKVLETNTTLFYAYYLKEELRELWNQDNIRDASKLLKQWIEEANETEIPRLKKMVELLTKHKTGILNWYKCNISTGPLEGINNKIKTLKRQAYGYRDLDFFMLKIKAMHQDIYAKYG, encoded by the coding sequence ATGAATACCAGTAGTATATATCATTGTTTAGGATTACAAGACCAGCAATTATTATCCACATCCTATGTTGGAGATACCATCCAACTTAAAGTTAAAACAAAAAAAGACAAACTACGTTGTAGTCGCTGTAAAAGAATGCATGTTATTTGTTGTGGAGTTGTTGAACGTAGTTTCAAGGGGCCAATGATAGGCAAAAAGAAGTGCGTTATTATCATAGATGTTCAACGCCTTTATTGCAAGAAATGCAAGATCGTACGTCAGGAACATTTAAGGTTTGCAAAAGAGCAGAAGTCCTATATTCGATCTTTAGAGAAGATGGTTTTACTTCTCTCTTCTCATATGACGATTCAATCAATCAGTCGACTTTTAGACCTTAACTGGAATATTGTAAAAGATATCATTAAGTCTCACTTAAAATCAAAATATCATTCTCCTGGGCTAAAGGGGGTGAAACATATTGCTATCGATGAATTCGCAGTGAGGAAGGGACATGTATACATGACTTGTGTATATGACTTAGATAAAGGAGTCGTTTTGCATGTAGGAAAAGGTAAAGGTTCCGAATCATTGGTTCCATTTTGGAAACGAATAAAGATCAATAAAGTCCAAATAGAGTCTGTTGCTATTGATATGTCAGCTGCCTATATCCTTTCAGTAAAGACCAATGCACCTAAAGCTACTATGGTATTTGACCATTTCCATATAATAAAGAAACTAAATGAGACTATAAGTAAAATTAGAAGAGATCTTTACAACAAAGAGAAGGATAAGGTTATCAAGAAAAGTTTAAAAGGAAGTCGTTGGCTATTGTTAAAAAACCCAGAGAATCTCAACCTTCAGAAAGGGGAAGACTCAAGACTTGAAAAAGTATTAGAAACGAATACCACCTTGTTTTACGCATATTATTTGAAAGAAGAATTGAGAGAATTATGGAATCAAGATAATATTAGAGACGCTTCAAAATTACTTAAACAATGGATAGAAGAGGCAAATGAGACTGAAATACCACGTCTTAAGAAAATGGTTGAACTATTGACCAAGCACAAAACAGGAATTTTAAATTGGTATAAGTGCAATATCTCCACGGGGCCTTTAGAAGGAATAAATAACAAGATTAAAACCTTAAAAAGACAAGCATATGGCTATCGTGACTTAGATTTTTTTATGTTAAAAATAAAAGCAATGCATCAAGATATATACGCAAAATATGGATGA
- a CDS encoding SusD/RagB family nutrient-binding outer membrane lipoprotein, translating to MFKNNILKVLLALVALSGCTSDFDQLNNNPTQVTDLDSKYLFTTVEKRGGFSNWGIYQLMQSLYVNQYAQYWANTTNYFPSDRYTMNNGWIEGVWNEFYSEHFRVLNQIIADPNENVNRVQMARIYRAFMFQRWTDTWGAIPYSEASIGISKPKYDSQESIYHNLIVELEDAISKLDPNMEAGGFGSADVIYQGSTAKWKRFANSLLLRMAIHISNVEPDLARETATKAIASGVMTSNDDAAVLPSDPNNREATNPIHEIAYWNEFRMSKTMEIYMNGDKLGVVDPRLKMYWAPVAVRNNEDPYDVSNFKGVQNGLAVKDVPTGDLGSYSNVGPIASKYTYDADKKKYMPLDAGKELPMFIFSYAEVCFLKAEAVMNLGVSGDSKSLYEEGIRASMLQWSQESHKVYQGPVPTEKEIANYIASVSGTIDQEKITTQKWLALFPDGFEGWTEFRRTGFPNFIPIPAPDPSATLNGETFINRLAYPLVEKNLNPNSYNANAMLGDKMWWQR from the coding sequence ATGTTTAAAAATAATATATTAAAAGTTCTTTTAGCTTTAGTCGCTTTGTCTGGTTGTACATCTGATTTTGATCAATTGAATAACAATCCGACTCAGGTTACTGATTTAGATTCTAAATATCTTTTTACAACAGTAGAGAAGCGAGGCGGATTTTCTAATTGGGGAATTTACCAGTTGATGCAGAGTCTCTATGTAAATCAATATGCCCAATATTGGGCAAACACAACAAACTACTTTCCTAGTGACCGTTATACAATGAATAATGGTTGGATCGAAGGCGTTTGGAATGAATTTTATAGTGAACATTTTAGAGTTCTAAATCAAATTATTGCGGATCCTAATGAGAATGTAAATCGTGTGCAGATGGCTCGTATTTATCGTGCCTTTATGTTTCAAAGATGGACTGATACTTGGGGGGCTATTCCTTATAGTGAAGCAAGTATTGGAATTTCTAAACCAAAATATGATTCGCAAGAGTCTATCTACCACAATTTGATTGTAGAGTTAGAGGATGCGATAAGTAAACTAGATCCAAACATGGAAGCAGGTGGATTTGGTAGTGCAGATGTGATCTATCAAGGATCGACAGCAAAATGGAAACGTTTTGCAAACTCTTTGCTTCTTCGTATGGCGATACATATCTCTAATGTGGAGCCTGATTTGGCGAGGGAGACTGCAACCAAAGCAATCGCTTCTGGAGTGATGACTAGCAATGACGATGCTGCGGTGCTGCCTAGTGATCCAAATAACAGAGAGGCAACAAACCCGATTCATGAGATTGCATATTGGAATGAGTTCCGTATGAGTAAGACCATGGAGATCTATATGAATGGTGACAAACTAGGAGTGGTTGACCCTCGATTGAAGATGTATTGGGCACCAGTGGCTGTTCGTAATAATGAAGATCCTTATGATGTTTCAAACTTTAAAGGAGTTCAAAATGGATTGGCTGTAAAAGACGTTCCAACAGGAGACTTGGGTAGCTATTCCAATGTAGGTCCTATCGCTTCTAAATATACATATGATGCCGATAAAAAGAAATACATGCCACTAGATGCGGGTAAAGAACTTCCGATGTTTATCTTTTCCTATGCAGAAGTTTGTTTCTTGAAAGCAGAGGCTGTAATGAACTTGGGTGTCTCAGGTGATTCGAAATCACTTTATGAAGAGGGTATCCGTGCAAGTATGTTGCAATGGAGCCAAGAGTCTCATAAAGTTTATCAAGGACCTGTTCCTACGGAAAAAGAGATAGCGAACTATATCGCTTCGGTAAGTGGTACTATTGATCAAGAGAAGATCACGACACAAAAGTGGTTGGCTCTCTTTCCTGATGGATTCGAAGGATGGACAGAGTTCCGTAGAACTGGATTCCCTAATTTTATTCCGATCCCAGCACCTGACCCATCGGCGACGTTAAATGGAGAGACTTTCATTAATCGTCTAGCATATCCTCTCGTTGAAAAAAACCTGAATCCTAATTCGTATAATGCAAACGCCATGTTAGGAGATAAAATGTGGTGGCAAAGATAG